A genomic segment from Malaclemys terrapin pileata isolate rMalTer1 chromosome 1, rMalTer1.hap1, whole genome shotgun sequence encodes:
- the TRMT10C gene encoding tRNA methyltransferase 10 homolog C — protein sequence MKFFNIVLRSIVRHPVFLFAMGNGTKKDLFLTTPQGSFPCRTMILSPALKKQISSSPTEKLDLDGWKNVMRSGRQEEVSETSESEEDSTLAATRELVEMWRLAGKTVPENISEEELKTLMECSTKSSKKKYLKYLAVKEKVKKASKVKQEKRKEAKKERLEKAKENDTGELKNTFLLQFWSKSMDKMYNWRTAQAMIFGQPLVFDMAYENYMSRREMENTVNQLMETEGQNRRAMDPFHLHFCNLKVDDPYHKEFAKRYGEAWNNLLVTVTEQSHTDVFPRDKLIYLTADSPNVMKTFEHDKIYIVGSIVDRNIQTGLSLAHAKRLKLTTQRLPLERYLKWESGAKNLTLDQMIRILLTVKDTGDWMEALKFVPKRKYEAFVDTSLYSKRKTDTGRRIKVSEFSNSQEKVKKPFVENSFRKQTQKKWWVAEKS from the coding sequence ATGAAGTTTTTTAATATTGTTCTGAGAAGCATTGTGAGACAtcctgtttttctgtttgctatgGGAAATGGGACcaaaaaagatttgtttttaacAACTCCCCAGGGGTCATTTCCATGTAGAACAATGATTTTGTCTCCTGCCTTGAAGAAGCAGATTTCATCCAGCCCCACTGAGAAGCTAGATTTGGATGGGTGGAAAAATGTCATGAGATCTGGAAGGCAAGAGGAAGTCAGTGAGACATCTGAGAGTGAGGAGGATTCCACTTTAGCTGCCACAAGGGAACTTGTGGAGATGTGGAGGCTAGCTGGCAAAACTGTTCCAGAAAATATCAGTGAAGAAGAGTTAAAGACCCTTATGGAGTGTTCCACTAAGTCATCCAAAAAGAAGTATTTAAAATACTTAGCTGTCAAAGAAAAAGTGAAGAAAGCTAGTAAAGTAAAGCAGGAAAAGCGAAAGGAAGCAAAGAAGGAAAGGCTGGAAAAGGCTAAAGAAAATGATACTGGTGAGCTGAAGAATACTTTCTTATTGCAGTTTTGGTCCAAGTCTATGGATAAGATGTATAACTGGAGGACTGCTCAAGCTATGATCTTTGGCCAGCCTCTAGTATTTGACATGGCTTACGAAAATTACATGTCACGTAGAGAAATGGAGAACACAGTGAATCAGCTAATGGAGACCGAAGGGCAGAATCGAAGAGCTATGGATCCTTTTCACTTACATTTCTGTAATCTCAAGGTAGATGACCCATATCATAAAGAATTTGCTAAGCGCTATGGAGAGGCATGGAACAACTTACTTGTGACTGTGACAGAACAGTCTCACACAGATGTCTTTCCAAGAGACAAGCTCATCTACTTAACTGCTGACTCTCCCAATGTAATGAAGACGTTTGAGCATGATAAAATTTATATAGTTGGATCAATTGTTGACAGGAATATACAGACTGGACTCTCTCTTGCACATGCAAAACGCTTGAAATTAACAACTCAACGTCTTCCACTCGAGAGGTACTTGAAGTGGGAAAGTGGTGCCAAAAATCTCACATTGGACCAAATGATTCGTATTTTATTAACTGTAAAAGACACTGGAGATTGGATGGAGGCGCTGAAATTTGTTCCAAAAAGAAAATACGAAGCTTTTGTAGATACATCTTTATATTCAAAGCGTAAAACTGATACAGGGCGAAGAATAAAGGTGTCTGAATTTAGCAATAGTCAGGAAAAGGTAAAGAAGCCCTTTGTAGAGAATTCCTTCAGGAAGCAAACACAGAAAAAATGGTGGGTAGCTGAAAAATCTTAA